A stretch of the Clostridium fungisolvens genome encodes the following:
- the sdaAA gene encoding L-serine ammonia-lyase, iron-sulfur-dependent, subunit alpha has product MVRNGEELISLCKKNNWTISEFAIQSEMERSESTREAILEEMMKSLRVMIEATAEGCEKEVHSVSGLIGGDGYKLQNYLKQGKSLTGDVMVSAMAKAISCAEVNASMGRIVACPTAGSCGILPAVLLTVGEKLQLSNEKLVEGLFAAAAIGSIIAQNATVAGAEGGCQAECGAAAAMSAAAVVELMGGTPEMSLDAAAIVIKNILGLVCDPIAGLVEVPCAKRNFAGAVSALTTADLVMAGVNSKIPFDDTVDAMYRVGKSLPSELRETAQGGLAVTKTGLKLKKQVFGDE; this is encoded by the coding sequence ATGGTTAGGAATGGGGAAGAACTTATTAGTTTATGTAAAAAGAATAATTGGACTATTAGCGAATTTGCAATTCAATCAGAGATGGAGAGAAGTGAGTCTACCAGAGAAGCTATCCTTGAAGAAATGATGAAAAGCCTTAGGGTTATGATTGAAGCAACTGCTGAAGGTTGCGAAAAAGAAGTACATTCAGTAAGTGGTTTGATTGGTGGAGATGGATACAAGCTTCAAAATTACTTAAAGCAAGGGAAGAGCTTAACTGGAGATGTTATGGTATCTGCTATGGCAAAGGCTATATCCTGTGCTGAAGTAAATGCATCTATGGGAAGAATTGTTGCGTGTCCTACAGCTGGTTCTTGCGGAATACTTCCTGCAGTACTTCTTACTGTGGGAGAAAAATTACAATTATCTAATGAGAAGTTAGTTGAGGGATTATTTGCAGCAGCAGCTATTGGTAGCATAATAGCTCAAAATGCAACAGTGGCTGGTGCAGAAGGTGGATGTCAGGCTGAATGTGGCGCTGCAGCAGCAATGAGTGCGGCGGCAGTTGTGGAACTAATGGGTGGGACACCTGAAATGAGTTTAGATGCAGCTGCTATAGTTATAAAGAACATACTAGGACTCGTATGTGACCCTATAGCTGGACTTGTTGAAGTTCCTTGCGCAAAGAGAAACTTCGCAGGAGCAGTGAGTGCTTTAACTACTGCTGACTTGGTTATGGCAGGAGTGAATTCAAAGATACCTTTTGATGATACTGTGGATGCTATGTATAGAGTAGGTAAGAGTTTGCCGAGCGAACTTAGAGAGACAGCTCAAGGTGGTTTAGCTGTTACTAAAACTGGTTTAAAACTTAAGAAACAAGTCTTTGGTGATGAATAA
- the thiW gene encoding energy coupling factor transporter S component ThiW: MKQSSANVKNNQSMVYKLTLSGLFIAFGTVTGSVFYIPFLGGKMFPVQHFLNVVAAVVLGPFYGVANAFCISLLRNILGTGSILAFPGSMVGAFLAGIVYKKFKNIYLTAVGEFVGTGILGALIAYPMATMILGKKVAAFAYVFPFSLSCAGGAILAVILLSVPVIRKVIKREAL; encoded by the coding sequence ATGAAACAAAGTAGTGCTAATGTAAAAAATAATCAGAGTATGGTATATAAGTTAACCTTAAGTGGTTTATTTATTGCTTTTGGTACAGTTACAGGATCAGTTTTCTATATACCATTTTTAGGCGGAAAGATGTTTCCGGTTCAACACTTTTTAAATGTAGTTGCAGCAGTAGTACTTGGACCTTTCTATGGAGTAGCTAATGCTTTTTGCATCTCGCTACTAAGAAATATTTTAGGGACAGGTTCCATACTAGCATTTCCGGGAAGTATGGTTGGAGCTTTTTTAGCAGGAATAGTTTATAAGAAATTTAAAAATATATACCTTACAGCTGTAGGTGAGTTCGTAGGAACAGGAATACTAGGAGCCTTAATAGCATACCCAATGGCTACAATGATATTAGGTAAAAAGGTAGCTGCTTTTGCATATGTGTTCCCATTCTCATTAAGCTGTGCTGGAGGAGCAATCCTTGCAGTAATATTATTATCAGTACCAGTTATAAGAAAGGTGATCAAAAGGGAGGCATTATAA
- the thiD gene encoding bifunctional hydroxymethylpyrimidine kinase/phosphomethylpyrimidine kinase, with amino-acid sequence MIRKALTIAGSDTCGGAGIQADIKSFSANGVYGMSVITAITVQNTQGVFGIQDVNPDIIEKQIEAIFDDIEVDAIKIGMVSKIESINAIASALKKIDKLPPVILDPVMVSKSGFKLLSEDAKETLIKELFPLAEVITPNIPEAEEILGYQITNFEEMYKAAKDLKELGPKYVLVKGGHLEGDAIDSLFDGEKLISFKQERINTKNTHGTGCTLSSAIAANVAKGMSMVEAVEEAKKYITIAIEHSIELGKGVGPTNHFYELYRKAGLNNE; translated from the coding sequence ATGATAAGAAAGGCACTTACAATAGCAGGTTCAGATACTTGTGGAGGCGCTGGAATTCAAGCAGATATAAAATCATTTTCAGCTAATGGAGTTTATGGAATGAGTGTTATAACTGCAATAACCGTTCAAAATACTCAAGGTGTTTTTGGTATACAGGATGTTAACCCAGATATAATAGAGAAGCAAATAGAAGCTATATTCGATGATATTGAAGTTGATGCTATAAAGATAGGGATGGTATCTAAAATAGAATCAATTAATGCTATAGCATCCGCTCTAAAAAAGATAGATAAATTACCACCAGTAATTTTAGATCCAGTAATGGTTTCAAAAAGTGGATTTAAGCTTCTTTCTGAAGATGCAAAAGAAACTCTTATAAAAGAGCTATTTCCATTAGCGGAGGTTATTACACCAAATATACCAGAGGCAGAAGAAATTTTAGGATATCAAATAACAAACTTTGAAGAAATGTATAAGGCTGCGAAGGATTTAAAAGAATTAGGACCTAAATATGTTCTTGTCAAAGGTGGACATCTTGAAGGAGATGCTATAGATTCTTTATTTGATGGAGAAAAGCTCATAAGCTTTAAGCAGGAAAGAATAAACACAAAAAATACGCATGGTACTGGATGTACATTATCTTCAGCTATAGCAGCTAATGTTGCAAAGGGCATGAGTATGGTTGAGGCAGTAGAGGAAGCTAAAAAGTATATAACAATAGCTATTGAACACAGTATAGAACTTGGTAAAGGGGTAGGACCAACTAACCACTTTTATGAGCTTTACAGAAAAGCAGGTCTAAATAACGAATAA